The region CCAGCCCACCCGCGCCTGCGATGGCCACGATCGGCCACAGTGCAGCCCCGCATGCTATGCCGATCACCGCCGTGAGCCACAGGTGCACCGCGGTCGTCACGTTCTTGATCGACCCCTTGGCGAACACCACCAGCCCGGCGCCGATAATGCCGAGGAACGCCGCTGCGGCCTCGAACACGCGCAGCGGATCCACGCGGCTACCGCCCAACTGGTAGAACAGCGCGAGCGCCGAAACCGTCATCGCCGCGCTTGCAAGGCAGATGAGCCCATGCGTGCGCAGGCCGGCAGCATGGCCGCGCAGTTCACGATCCAGTCCGAGCAGGAGGCCGAGGACGGTGGGTACGGCGAGCCGCAGCACCAGGTCGGCGTCGAGCGCGGAGATGGGTTGGGGAGGGTTCAGCTCCATGGCGGCTAGGCGCTCTTCTTCTTGCGCGAGGATTTCTTGGCCTTCTCGCCGCCTTTGTCCCCGTCGACCGACTTCTTCAGTGCCGCCATCAGGTCGATCACGTTGCCGCCGGATTCTTCGCCATCGCTATCGTCGGTCTCGACGATCTTGGCATCGCCCTTAGCCTTGGCCTTCTTGTCGATCAGGTCCCGAAGAGCCTCGGCATAGCGATCCTCGAACTCGCCCGCGTCGAAGGGTGCGCTCTTCTTCTCGATCAGCGTGCTGGCGAGGTCGAGCAGCTCCTCCTCGGGCTCGTCCTCGGCAATGCCGCCGAAGAACTTCTGCCCTTCGCGCACCTCGTCGGCATAGCGCAGCGTTTCGAGCAGCATGCCCTTGCCGCACGGCTTGATCGCGACGAGCTTTTCCTGCCCGCGCACCGATAGCTGGCCGAGCGCGGTCTTCTTCGCCTTGCGCAGTGCCTCGCGCAGGACGATGAATGCCTCCTCCGCCAGATCGTCCTTTGGCACGACGTAGTAGGGCTTTTCGAAATAGAGCGGGTCGATTTCCGACTGGTCGACGAACTGGACCAGCTCCAGCGTCTTCTTGCTCTCGATCTTGACCGCCTCGATCTCCTCGTCCTCGAGCAGGACGTAGTTGTTCTTCGACAGCTCGAAACCGCGGATGATGTCGTCGCGGTCGACCGGGCCGATGCCTTGAACCACCTTCTCGTAGGAAATCCGCTTGCCGGACGGCTCGTGGATTTGCCGGAAGCTGATCCTCGCGCCGCTTTGCGATGCCGAATAGATCTCGACCGGGATCGAAACCAGCGCCAGCCTGATCTGCCCTTGCCAATATGCGCGTGCGGCCATGTGCTCTCCTTCGTTCGTTACCGAACGAGCGAGGGTCGCAAATGGTTGCGATCGCGCGGCGCGGACCCTGCCTACTCGTGCCGCAGCGCTTCGATCGGATCGAGCTGCGAGGCGCGCCGGGCGGGGTAATAGCCGAAGACGATCCCCATGAAGGCGCAGAAGGCGAGCGCGAGGATGTTGATCATCGGATCGAAAACGAAGGGCACGTCGATCACGCCCGCCAGCGAAATCGAGGCAAGGAAGGCCAGAAGCAGGCCGACAAGGCCGCCCAGCGCGCACAGGACCACTGCTTCGGTCAGGAACTGCAATCGCACCTCGCGCGCCAGTGCCCCGATGGCGAGGCGGATGCCGATCTCGCGCGTGCGCTCGGTCACGGAGACGAGCATGATGTTCATGATCCCGATGCCACCGACCAGCAGGCTGATCGATGCGATCACCGCGACCATGGCGGTCAACGCTCCGGTGACCGAGCCCAGCGCGTCATTGACCTGTGCGGTATCGATCACGTTGAAATCGTTCGCTTCGGCGCCTTGCAGCAGACGCCGTTCGCGCAGGAGGTCTACAAGAGAGTTCTGGATCGCGGAGGATGCGTAGCCGGCATCGTACTTGAGCACGAAGAAATCGAGATCGTCGCTGCCGCGAAAGCGCCGCTGGACCGTCTTCAACGGCATGAAAACGGTGTTGTCGTCGTCCGCGCCGCCGCCGCCCTGGCCGCGTTCCTCGAGCACGCCGATGACGGTGCAGGAGACTTCGCCCAGCCGCATCTGCTCGCCCAGGGGGGAGACGTCGGGGAGGAAGATTTCCTCGCGCACCTTCAGGCCGAGGAGGCAGACATTGCGGCCGGCGACTTCTTCCTGCCGGTTGAAGGCGCGCCCTTCGGTCACGTCGATCGACTGCGCTTCGAGGAAAACGCTGTTCGCGCCGGTCACGCTCGTGTCCCAGTCCTGCCCGTTGTGGAACGCGGTCGCATTCGCGCCGACATTGCCCGCCGCCACCGTCACGCCCGCGATCTGCTGCGCGACCGCGTCAACATCGGACTGGTCGAACGGGCGGATGGTGCCGCGATCGGTCCGCACCGGAAAGACGATGAAGTTGCTCGCGCCGAGCGAGGAAATTTCCTCCTGCACGCTCGCCGTCACGCCATTGCCGAGCGTCACCATCGTCACGACCGCCGCCACGCCGATGATGATGCCGAGCGTTGTCAGGATCGAGCGCAGGATATGCCGCCGGATTTCGCGCAGTGCGAGGTTCAAGGTGGCGCCGAGCATCATGCCGGCTGTTCCATGCTGCGCGCGCCGCGTTCGATGCGTTCTACCAGCCCGTCCTTGAAGTGCACGATGGTCTTCGCGAAGGCCGCCATTTCCTCCTCATGGGTCACCATCAGCACGGTGATCCCCTCGGCATTGAGCTTGCGCAGAAGCTCCATGATCTCGACCGAACGTTCGCTATCGAGGTTGCCGGTCGGCTCGTCCGCCAGCAGCACGTCGGGATCGGTCACCAGCGCGCGGGCGATGGCGACGCGCTGCTGCTGTCCGCCGGAGAGCTCCGCCGGAGTGTGGGAGGCCCACGGGCCGAGGCCGACGGCGTCGAGGCTGCGCATGGCGGCTTCCTGCCGCACGGATTTCTTCTCGCCGCGATAGAGCAGCGGCAGCTCCACGTTCTCCAGCGCCGTGGTCCGCGCCAGGAGATTGAAGCCCTGGAACACGAAGCCGAGATACTTGCGGCGCAGCAGACTGCGCTGGTCGCGGTCGAGCTTTTGCACCTCCACGCCCTTGAACCGGAAGACCCCGGCAGTGGGCACGTCGAGGCAGCCGAGAATGTTCATCGTGGTCGACTTGCCCGAGCCGGACGGTCCCATGATCGCCACGAATTGCCCGCGATCGATGGTCAGGTCGACGCCCTTGAGCGCTTGAAACGCGGCGCTCCCGGTGCCGAAGACCTTGGTGATGCCTTCCAGCTCGATCAGCGGCTGTGAACTGGCCGGGGCGCTCATTTGCGCGCTCATTCGCCTTGCGCCTGCACCCCGGTGACGACCTTCATGCCGGGCTTGAGATCGGCGGAGCGCACGGCGGTGCGGCGGCCGTCGCTCTGCCCTGTCACGACCTCGATCGCGCGCAGCGTCCCGTCATCCTGCAGCACCTGCACCTGCTGGCGGCTGCCCGCGCCGATGCCCGATTGCTGCTCCTGTTCCTCCAGCCCGATCTGCGGATTGAAGACCCCGCCGCCACCCTCCTGCTGCTGGTCGGCGCGGAAGCGCAGCGCGGCATTGGGGACCAGCATCACCTGCCCGGTGGCATCGGTCGCGATGGTCGCCGTCGCGGTCATGCCCGGGCGCAGCAGGCCCTCGGGGTTGTCTACTGCAAGGCGCGCTTCGTAGCTGACCACCGAGGCCCCGGCCGCGGCCGCGCCCTGGTTCTCGACCGTGTTGCCCGAGGCGAGATCGACCCGTTCGACCGTCGCCGGGAAGCGGCGGCCGGGATAGGCATCGACGGTGAAGCTGGCGCGCTGCCCGGCATCGACCGCGCCGACATCCGCCTCGTCGATCGAGACGCGCAGCTGCATCGCCGAAAGATCCTCGGCGATGACGAACAGCGTGACCGTGTTGAAGCTCGCGACGACGGTCTGCCCCGGTTCGATCTGGCGGGCGAGGACGACGCCGGTGACGGGCGCGCGGATCACCGCGCGGCTGCGGGTGGTGAGGTTGGCCTGCAGGCTCGCCTGCGCCGCCTCGATATTGGCGCGCGCGGAAGCCAATGCCGCGCGGTCGCGCGACACGGCGGCCTGCGCCTGCTCCAGCTCCACCTGCGAGGGCACGCGTCCGTCCGACAGGCGGCGCACTTCCTCCAGCCGCTGCAGCTGGGCGGTGTCGACGTCGAGCGTGGCGCGCGCCTGTGTCAGGCTGGCGCGGGCTGCGTTGAGATTGGCGCGGGCCTGCGCGATCTGCTGATCGATGATTTCGGTATTGATCACCGCGATCACCTGTCCGCGTGTCACCCGGTCGTTGACGTCGACCAGCACGCGCTCGACCGGTCCGTTGACTTCGGAGCCGACCGTCACCTGGTTGGTCGGGCGCAGGTTGCCCGTGGCGGTGACCGTGAGGTCGAGCGATCCCCGCTCCACTTCCTCGGTAATGTAGCCCGGTCCCTCGTCGCCGCCCGAGCAGGTGGCTACCAGCAGCACCAGCGCGAGGATGATAACCGCAGGCAGCCAGAACTTCATCCAGCGGCGCCAGCGCGGGCGCGGTTTTTCGCCCAGGAACTCGTCGACGTTTTCGGGTCGATCTTCGGTCGCAGCGGTGTCGGTTGCGTTCATGGCTGTTCGGGTCCTGTTGCAATGGCCGCTTCGATGGCTTGCGCAGAGCGCCAGCCGCCGCCGAGCGCGCGGGCAAGATTGACGAAGGCGATGGCGCGCGATGCTTCGGCGGAAACCTCGGCGGTGCGCGCGCTCAGCAACTGGCTTTCGACCGTGAGCAGCCGCTGAAAATCGATCAGCCCCGCTTCGTACTGGCTGCGCGCGAGGATGGCCGCGTTGTTGGCGCCGTCGCTCGCTTCGATGAAGGCGGCGACGCGCTCGTCGCTGGTTTCGAGATCGACCGCGGCGGTCTCGACATCCTCCAGCGCGACGAGGATGCTCTGCCGCCATCCGGCGAGCGATCCGTCCGCGATGGCTTCGGCGCCGTCGATCTGTGCGCGGGTCCGCCCGCCGTCGAACAGCAGCTGGCTGAGCCCGGCGAAGACGTTGCCGGTGATCACGTCGAGCAGGTTGTCGACCCCGAAGGCGCTGCTGCCGACCGATCCGGTCAACCTCAGCAGCGGGTATAGCTGCGCGCGCGCGATGCCGACCCGCGCGAGATCGGCGGCCAGTTGCGCTTCCGCGGCGCTCACGTCGGGGCGTCGGCGGAGCGTGTCGGCAGGCGCGGAAAGGCCGACCTCGCGTGGGGGCAGAGGCACTTCGCGCGGCTCGGCAACCAGTGCGGCGTAGACCGCGCCGGGCGGCTCGCCGATCAGCGTCGAGATCGCATTGGCAGTGGCGACCAGATCGCTTTCCAGCTGCGGGATCGTGGCGGCAGTCTGCGCACGCTGCGTCCGCGCCTGCTCGACATCGAGGCTGGAGACGAGCCCCGCCTGGTTGCGCCAGCGCGCGATCTGCAGGTTGTCGTCCTGATTGGCGAGCGTATCGCGCGAGATTTCGAGCTGCCGCGCGAGCGACCGGGCGGTGATCGTCTGCGTCGCGACCGAGGCGACTATCACCCGCTCCAGATCGGCGAGCGAGTAGCCCGCAGTGAGCAGGTCGGCCTGCGATGCGTCGATCGAATTGGAAATGCGTCCGAAAAGGTCCGCTTCCCACGCTACGTCGCCGCCCAGCACGAACTGGAAGTCATCCTCGGCAAAGTCGCCGACATCGCGGCCGACGCCCGCATTGGCGCTGATGTTGGGCAGACGACCCGCCCGCGCTTCCCGCAACCGTGCCTGCGCACTACGCAGCCGCGTTACTGCCTGCGCGAGATCGAGGTTGTCGGACCGCGCGCGATCGACGAATTCATCGACGAGCGGATCGCCAAGGAGGGTCCAGTAATCCTGCAATTCGATGGCCGGTCCATCCCGGTCGGCAATCGCCCATTCTTGCGGCACGTAGCGTGAATTTTCGGCCGGGGGCTGGGTTGCATCGAGCGTGGCGCAGGCCCCCAGCGGGACGACGAGCAGCACGCTCGCAAGCAGCCCGGCGCGGCGATACAGCGCGTGATCATTGTGGAATTTCTGCATCTTGTCGCCCCCGTCATGCACATCATGCCAGCACGGCCCCGGCAATCAAGCGTCAGGATGACCTTTGGTCGATCAAGGTTGCGGATACGTCGAACGCAACGCGAGAAGAGGGCAGGCAAAGCGGGGGAGAGGGCAGGCCCTAGCGGTGTTCGACGAAGGTGATCCTGCCGCTATCGAAAGTGACTTCGACCGCTTGCCCCTTAGCGAGATCCTCTCCGCCAGGCAGGAGGGCGACGATACGCTCGCCCTTCGGGTTCTCGATCGCGAGCATCGTGTCGGAGCCCCGGAAGGTGCTGCGCACGACGCGAAGGCGGGTATCGGCGGTGGCAGCCATGGCGGAAACCACGCAGGGCCGCACGAGCGCCTCGATCCGCTGCCCTTCCGGCAGGCCGGGAGCTGCGATGGCGCCGAACTCCGTGCGGAGCAGTCCGCCCTCGACCCGCCCCTGGAGCACGTTGATCTCCCCCAGAAGCGAGCCGACCAGCGCATTGTCCGGCGACCAGTAAACGGTTTGCGGGGCGCCTTGCTGCAGCACTTCGCCTGCGGCCATCACGACGAGATCGTCGGCCATCTCCATCGCCTCGTCCGGGTCGTGGGTCACCATCAGGACCGCCGCACCCGACTGGCGCAGCAGCGCCTCGGTCTCGCGCCGCAGTCCCCGGCGCAGCTGCGGGTCGAGGCTGGAGAAAGCCTCGTCGAGGAGGACCACCGCAGGCCCCGGCGCCAGGGCGCGGGCCAGCGCGACGCGCTGCTGCTCCCCGCCGGAAAGCTCGTGCGGGTAAGCATCGGCGCGATGCTCCAGCCCAAGCCGCGCGAGCCATTCGAGTGCGGTGGTGCGCATGTCCGCGCCGCGCAGGCCGAAGGCAATGTTGCGCCAGGCATTGAGGTGCGGGAACAGCGCAAGGTCCTGCACCACCATGCCGATCCCGCGCCGCTCGGCCGGGGTCATGCGCGCGCCGTCGGTCAGCGTGGTACCGTCCATCGCGATCACGCCGTGCGTCAGGCGCTGGAATCCCGCAATAGCACGCAGCATGGTCGACTTTCCGGCCCCCGACGGGCCGAGGATCGCGGTGATCCGGCCGGGATGCAGGTCGAGATCGGCCGAGCGCAGCGCATGGGTGTCGCCGAAGCGCACCGATGCTCCGCGCACGGTGAGGATCGCTGCGCCGTGCGCTTCGTCGTGCCCTGCTTCGGCATGGGGAGTCATGGGTTAGTCCTCAGCAGGTTGAGCATTGCGGTGGCCGGAATACTGATCGCCAGCAGCAGGAGCGAGGGGAAGGCGGCGAATTCGAGCCGCTCGTCGGAGGCGAAATTGTGCGCGGTCACGGCCAGCGTGTCGAGGCTGAAGGGTCGAAGGATCATCGTGGCAGGCAGTTCCTTGATCACCTCGATTCCCACGAGCACGGCTGCCGCGCCGAGCCCGGCGCTGATGAGCGGCAGATGGATCCGGCGCAGGATCGTGACATGGCGCGCGCCGAGCGACCGGGCGGCCTCGTCGAGGCTGGTCGACACGCGGGCCAGGGCGGTCTCCGCAGGCAGGATGGCGATGGCGGCGAAGCGCACCTGGTAGGCGAACAGCAGCGCGGCGATGCTGCCGCCGGTCAGGGCGATCGCGCCGCCGACCCGGAGCGACTCCGCGCCAGCTTGCACGATGACGAGGAATGCCAGCACGGCAATTGCCGCCACCGCGCCGGGAACGGCGTAGCCGGCCTGCACCGCTCGCACCGCGAAGCGCGCAAAGTTGCCGCCGCTTCGAACCGCATAGGCGCAGGCGAGGCCGATGATCACCGCGAGCGCCGCGGAGATCGTTGCCAGCAGCAGGGTTCCCTGGATGGCCGGCAGGACGGCGCGCGACGAGCGCGCATCGATGGCGAGCGTGACCAGATGCAGCAGGGGCACGATCAGCCCGAGCAGCAGGGGGAGCGCGCAGACCAGCATCGCCGCCTCGCGCAGGCCGGGCCCCAGCCGCTCGCGCTCGAAACCGGGCGCCGCCGATCCGAACCGCCGCCGGCCGCGGCTCGCACGTTCCGCGCCCAGCGCGAGCATCGAAGCGAACAGCAGCAGGACCGCGAGCTGCGCCGCCGCAGCAGGGTCGCCGAAGGACGACCAGGCGCGCACGATGCCGACGGTGAAGGTCGGAATGCCGAGGAAGTCCGCCACGCCGAAGTCGGCGAGCACCTCCATCGAGATCAGGGCGACGCCGGCCGCGGCTGCGGGCCAGATGGTCGGCAAGTCGATCCGGCGGAACAGATCCCAGCCGCTCGCGCCCAGGCTGCGTGCGACTTCGCGCTGCTTGGGTCCGTTCATCGCCAGCACGTTTCGCACGAGCAGGTAGACGTAGGGATAGAGGGTCAGGGCGAAGACCAGCGCGCCGCCGCCGAGCCCTGCAACGGTCGGGATGCTCCCGCCGGTCGCGTCGTAAACCGGCCCGCCCGGCGCGGTCATGTCGTACCACGCATAGGCCGCGATATAGCCCGGCATGGCGAGCGGGAGCAGCAGGGCCCCGTCGAGAATGCGCCGCCCGGGAAAATCGTAGCGCGAAACGATAAATGCCGCGCCGATCCCGATGCAGGCTGCGAGCCCGCCCGCCATCAGCACCAGCGCCAGCGACGTGGTGGTGAATTCGGCGAGCCGCGTCGCGGTGAGATGCGAAACATAGGTCAGGTCGCCGCCCGCCGCGAGCGCGATCAGCGCAACCAGCGGAGCGGCCAGCACCAGCGCGAAGGCGATGCCCAGCCATGCGGGCTCGCCGCGCAAGCGAAGGCCCGGCAGCGTACGGATACGCGCCGGGCTCGGTCTCGCAATCATGTCAGGCGCGCTGCTCAGGGCCAGCCCGCGCGGTCGAAGACGCGCTGCGCAGCCTGCTGGTGCTCGCCCATCCGGCCTGCGGACAGCGGATCGGCCTTGAACGCGCCCAGCCGGTCCAGCACCGGGTTGTCGTAGGCTACGCCCTCTACAACCGGGTATTCGTTGTTCAATTCGGGGAAGAAACGCTGTGCCTCGTCCGAGACCGCGAATTCGAGGAAGCGTCGCGCCAACTCGGGGTGCCGGGCATTGGCACCAATGCCCGCACCCGAGATGTTCACGTGCACGCCTTCGCCTTCTTCGGGCCAGAAGACGGCGAGGCCTTCGACCGATGCAGGGTCCTCGCGCGCCATGCGGGCGAAGTAGTAGTGATTGACGATCGCGACATCGCATTCACCCGCCTCGACCGCTTCGATCTGGTCGGTATCGCCGCCCTGCGGGGCACGGGCGAGATTGCCCGCCACGGCGGTTGCCCATTCCTGGGCGCGGTCCTCGCCCCAGCGATCGATCAGGGCCGACAGCAGCGAGATATTGTAGATATTGCCCGACGAACGCGCGCAAATGCGGCCTTCGAAGGCCGGATCGGCGAGGCTTCCGTAGCCCTGAAGGGCGTCTTCGGGCACGCGGTCCTCGGCATAGACGATGACCCGGGCGCGCTTGGAAATCGCGAACCAGCGGCCCTCCGGATCACGTCG is a window of Alteriqipengyuania lutimaris DNA encoding:
- a CDS encoding efflux RND transporter periplasmic adaptor subunit yields the protein MNATDTAATEDRPENVDEFLGEKPRPRWRRWMKFWLPAVIILALVLLVATCSGGDEGPGYITEEVERGSLDLTVTATGNLRPTNQVTVGSEVNGPVERVLVDVNDRVTRGQVIAVINTEIIDQQIAQARANLNAARASLTQARATLDVDTAQLQRLEEVRRLSDGRVPSQVELEQAQAAVSRDRAALASARANIEAAQASLQANLTTRSRAVIRAPVTGVVLARQIEPGQTVVASFNTVTLFVIAEDLSAMQLRVSIDEADVGAVDAGQRASFTVDAYPGRRFPATVERVDLASGNTVENQGAAAAGASVVSYEARLAVDNPEGLLRPGMTATATIATDATGQVMLVPNAALRFRADQQQEGGGGVFNPQIGLEEQEQQSGIGAGSRQQVQVLQDDGTLRAIEVVTGQSDGRRTAVRSADLKPGMKVVTGVQAQGE
- a CDS encoding ABC transporter permease, whose product is MIARPSPARIRTLPGLRLRGEPAWLGIAFALVLAAPLVALIALAAGGDLTYVSHLTATRLAEFTTTSLALVLMAGGLAACIGIGAAFIVSRYDFPGRRILDGALLLPLAMPGYIAAYAWYDMTAPGGPVYDATGGSIPTVAGLGGGALVFALTLYPYVYLLVRNVLAMNGPKQREVARSLGASGWDLFRRIDLPTIWPAAAAGVALISMEVLADFGVADFLGIPTFTVGIVRAWSSFGDPAAAAQLAVLLLFASMLALGAERASRGRRRFGSAAPGFERERLGPGLREAAMLVCALPLLLGLIVPLLHLVTLAIDARSSRAVLPAIQGTLLLATISAALAVIIGLACAYAVRSGGNFARFAVRAVQAGYAVPGAVAAIAVLAFLVIVQAGAESLRVGGAIALTGGSIAALLFAYQVRFAAIAILPAETALARVSTSLDEAARSLGARHVTILRRIHLPLISAGLGAAAVLVGIEVIKELPATMILRPFSLDTLAVTAHNFASDERLEFAAFPSLLLLAISIPATAMLNLLRTNP
- a CDS encoding MgtC/SapB family protein, with product MELNPPQPISALDADLVLRLAVPTVLGLLLGLDRELRGHAAGLRTHGLICLASAAMTVSALALFYQLGGSRVDPLRVFEAAAAFLGIIGAGLVVFAKGSIKNVTTAVHLWLTAVIGIACGAALWPIVAIAGAGGLVLLVILNVVEDRVFPHTEANTE
- a CDS encoding ABC transporter ATP-binding protein, with product MSAQMSAPASSQPLIELEGITKVFGTGSAAFQALKGVDLTIDRGQFVAIMGPSGSGKSTTMNILGCLDVPTAGVFRFKGVEVQKLDRDQRSLLRRKYLGFVFQGFNLLARTTALENVELPLLYRGEKKSVRQEAAMRSLDAVGLGPWASHTPAELSGGQQQRVAIARALVTDPDVLLADEPTGNLDSERSVEIMELLRKLNAEGITVLMVTHEEEMAAFAKTIVHFKDGLVERIERGARSMEQPA
- the ku gene encoding non-homologous end joining protein Ku is translated as MAARAYWQGQIRLALVSIPVEIYSASQSGARISFRQIHEPSGKRISYEKVVQGIGPVDRDDIIRGFELSKNNYVLLEDEEIEAVKIESKKTLELVQFVDQSEIDPLYFEKPYYVVPKDDLAEEAFIVLREALRKAKKTALGQLSVRGQEKLVAIKPCGKGMLLETLRYADEVREGQKFFGGIAEDEPEEELLDLASTLIEKKSAPFDAGEFEDRYAEALRDLIDKKAKAKGDAKIVETDDSDGEESGGNVIDLMAALKKSVDGDKGGEKAKKSSRKKKSA
- a CDS encoding ABC transporter ATP-binding protein — its product is MTPHAEAGHDEAHGAAILTVRGASVRFGDTHALRSADLDLHPGRITAILGPSGAGKSTMLRAIAGFQRLTHGVIAMDGTTLTDGARMTPAERRGIGMVVQDLALFPHLNAWRNIAFGLRGADMRTTALEWLARLGLEHRADAYPHELSGGEQQRVALARALAPGPAVVLLDEAFSSLDPQLRRGLRRETEALLRQSGAAVLMVTHDPDEAMEMADDLVVMAAGEVLQQGAPQTVYWSPDNALVGSLLGEINVLQGRVEGGLLRTEFGAIAAPGLPEGQRIEALVRPCVVSAMAATADTRLRVVRSTFRGSDTMLAIENPKGERIVALLPGGEDLAKGQAVEVTFDSGRITFVEHR
- a CDS encoding extracellular solute-binding protein; amino-acid sequence: MRSIISFCAAAAVVLGTAACSDGGAADGETLVLYSARHYDADYALYEAFTEETGIDVEVVEADGDLLIERVKADGASNPPDVIVTVDAGRLWRATEEGLFAPTQSDILEQRVPASRRDPEGRWFAISKRARVIVYAEDRVPEDALQGYGSLADPAFEGRICARSSGNIYNISLLSALIDRWGEDRAQEWATAVAGNLARAPQGGDTDQIEAVEAGECDVAIVNHYYFARMAREDPASVEGLAVFWPEEGEGVHVNISGAGIGANARHPELARRFLEFAVSDEAQRFFPELNNEYPVVEGVAYDNPVLDRLGAFKADPLSAGRMGEHQQAAQRVFDRAGWP
- a CDS encoding ABC transporter permease: MLGATLNLALREIRRHILRSILTTLGIIIGVAAVVTMVTLGNGVTASVQEEISSLGASNFIVFPVRTDRGTIRPFDQSDVDAVAQQIAGVTVAAGNVGANATAFHNGQDWDTSVTGANSVFLEAQSIDVTEGRAFNRQEEVAGRNVCLLGLKVREEIFLPDVSPLGEQMRLGEVSCTVIGVLEERGQGGGGADDDNTVFMPLKTVQRRFRGSDDLDFFVLKYDAGYASSAIQNSLVDLLRERRLLQGAEANDFNVIDTAQVNDALGSVTGALTAMVAVIASISLLVGGIGIMNIMLVSVTERTREIGIRLAIGALAREVRLQFLTEAVVLCALGGLVGLLLAFLASISLAGVIDVPFVFDPMINILALAFCAFMGIVFGYYPARRASQLDPIEALRHE
- a CDS encoding efflux transporter outer membrane subunit, whose protein sequence is MQKFHNDHALYRRAGLLASVLLVVPLGACATLDATQPPAENSRYVPQEWAIADRDGPAIELQDYWTLLGDPLVDEFVDRARSDNLDLAQAVTRLRSAQARLREARAGRLPNISANAGVGRDVGDFAEDDFQFVLGGDVAWEADLFGRISNSIDASQADLLTAGYSLADLERVIVASVATQTITARSLARQLEISRDTLANQDDNLQIARWRNQAGLVSSLDVEQARTQRAQTAATIPQLESDLVATANAISTLIGEPPGAVYAALVAEPREVPLPPREVGLSAPADTLRRRPDVSAAEAQLAADLARVGIARAQLYPLLRLTGSVGSSAFGVDNLLDVITGNVFAGLSQLLFDGGRTRAQIDGAEAIADGSLAGWRQSILVALEDVETAAVDLETSDERVAAFIEASDGANNAAILARSQYEAGLIDFQRLLTVESQLLSARTAEVSAEASRAIAFVNLARALGGGWRSAQAIEAAIATGPEQP